In a genomic window of Streptomyces katrae:
- a CDS encoding thioesterase II family protein: MTTGLDGDTWFRRYSATDTPRRRLLILPHAGGSANFFHPWGRAFDDGTEVLVGKYPGRYERLADPFIYTMDELADQVTAALLPLADVPLTLFGHSMGASLAYEVVRRLEQRHEVRPAALHVSSREAPHRVPPRDLYRRDDAALLAELRRLGGTDSALLDDPDVQEFVLPALRADLTVADTYGPRPAGPVGCPVHAWIGDADPSTSAREMNAWADVAPAGFRLRVLPGGHFYLVEQRDAVLRELSGHLAAAV; the protein is encoded by the coding sequence ATGACCACCGGCTTGGACGGCGACACCTGGTTTCGCAGGTACTCCGCGACGGACACGCCCCGCCGCCGCCTGCTGATCCTGCCTCACGCGGGTGGCTCCGCGAACTTCTTCCACCCCTGGGGCCGCGCCTTCGACGACGGCACGGAAGTCCTGGTGGGGAAGTACCCCGGTCGCTACGAGCGGCTGGCCGACCCCTTCATCTACACCATGGACGAGCTCGCCGACCAGGTGACCGCCGCCCTGCTGCCCCTCGCGGACGTGCCCCTGACGCTCTTCGGCCACAGCATGGGGGCGTCGCTGGCCTACGAGGTGGTGCGGCGCCTGGAGCAGCGGCACGAGGTGCGGCCCGCCGCCCTCCACGTGTCCAGCCGTGAGGCCCCGCACCGGGTGCCTCCCCGGGACCTCTACCGCAGGGACGACGCGGCCCTGCTCGCCGAACTGCGCAGGCTCGGCGGGACCGACTCCGCCCTCCTGGACGACCCGGACGTCCAGGAGTTCGTCCTGCCGGCGCTCCGGGCGGACCTCACCGTCGCGGACACCTACGGCCCGCGCCCCGCCGGCCCGGTCGGCTGCCCGGTCCACGCCTGGATCGGCGACGCGGACCCGTCCACGTCGGCGCGGGAGATGAACGCCTGGGCCGATGTCGCGCCCGCCGGATTCCGGCTGCGGGTCCTGCCCGGCGGCCACTTCTACCTCGTCGAGCAGCGCGACGCGGTGCTGCGCGAGCTCTCGGGCCACCTGGCCGCCGCGGTCTGA
- a CDS encoding GNAT family N-acetyltransferase, translated as MTGSQMQQMDQIKSFLAGFARRRAARTVELPGGFAALDDEFALSYSNNHVVIDGTPDPGALPGLADEALGHLSHRLVMVLDDEVGEACAGPLVRAGYTRSTYLVMLHEGPVPPGGGAQEVALDALREPLARRWRGYLPDADEEVIRQLVDRRETNRRGAAAVRFIGARTPEGEVASWADLYVDAASGTAQIEDLITSELHLRSGYADAVLATALRGAADAHCATRFLTADADDWPRHWYERRGFSVIGRHHGFQRT; from the coding sequence ATGACCGGCTCGCAGATGCAGCAGATGGACCAGATCAAGAGCTTCCTCGCCGGCTTCGCGCGCCGCCGGGCCGCGCGGACCGTCGAGCTCCCCGGCGGTTTCGCCGCGCTCGACGACGAGTTCGCGCTCTCCTACTCCAACAACCACGTGGTCATCGACGGGACGCCCGATCCCGGGGCGCTGCCGGGCCTGGCCGACGAGGCCCTGGGGCACCTGTCGCACCGTCTGGTCATGGTCCTGGACGACGAGGTGGGCGAGGCCTGCGCCGGACCGCTGGTCCGGGCCGGGTACACCCGCTCCACCTACCTGGTCATGCTGCACGAGGGCCCCGTGCCGCCCGGCGGCGGGGCGCAGGAGGTGGCCCTGGACGCGCTCCGCGAACCGCTGGCCCGCCGCTGGCGCGGCTATCTGCCCGACGCCGACGAGGAGGTGATCCGCCAGCTCGTGGACCGGCGCGAGACCAACCGGCGCGGGGCCGCCGCGGTGCGGTTCATCGGCGCCCGCACCCCGGAGGGCGAGGTCGCCTCGTGGGCGGACCTCTACGTGGACGCGGCCTCGGGCACGGCCCAGATCGAGGACCTGATCACCTCCGAACTCCACCTCAGGAGCGGCTACGCGGACGCGGTACTGGCCACCGCCCTGCGGGGGGCCGCCGACGCGCACTGCGCCACCCGCTTCCTGACCGCCGACGCGGACGACTGGCCGCGCCACTGGTACGAGCGCCGCGGCTTCTCGGTCATCGGCCGCCACCACGGCTTCCAGCGGACCTGA
- a CDS encoding phosphotransferase family protein produces the protein METTGESEESWAATRAWVDKTLSGGERVESAALLRGGWTSTMRRLELTGGAEGPRPLVLRSFVRPFYLRHAEGLLTREADVLRLLDGTDVPAAALVAVDATAQYCDHPSLLMSLLPGTVRLDGEEADRRAGLMARQLLAVHRLEVPGRDRPRAYQAWTSAERVSPPERTRRPGLWRRAVDVIRRDPPRHRACFLHRDFHPGNVLFEGAGAQLRISGVVDWVETSWGPADLDVAHCSTSLALLHGVPAGMGFADRYLAAGGTLAEDPADHLYWRLLDALAFAPDAEKVAVPWRGLGRSDLTPAVMTDRLEDYLDALLVRYG, from the coding sequence ATGGAGACGACGGGGGAGTCCGAGGAGAGCTGGGCCGCCACGCGCGCCTGGGTGGACAAGACGCTGTCCGGTGGGGAGCGCGTCGAAAGCGCGGCCCTGCTCCGGGGCGGCTGGACCTCCACGATGCGCAGGCTGGAGCTGACGGGCGGGGCGGAGGGCCCCAGACCCCTGGTACTGCGCTCCTTCGTCCGGCCCTTCTACCTCCGGCACGCCGAAGGGCTGCTGACGCGCGAGGCGGACGTCCTGCGGCTGCTCGACGGTACGGACGTGCCCGCCGCCGCCCTCGTGGCCGTGGACGCGACGGCGCAGTACTGCGACCACCCCTCGCTGCTGATGTCCCTGCTGCCGGGAACGGTCCGCCTCGACGGTGAGGAGGCGGACCGGCGCGCCGGGCTGATGGCCCGCCAGCTGCTGGCCGTCCACCGGCTGGAGGTGCCCGGGCGGGACCGGCCCCGCGCCTACCAGGCGTGGACCTCCGCCGAGCGGGTCAGCCCGCCGGAGCGCACCCGCCGGCCCGGGCTGTGGCGGCGGGCCGTGGACGTCATCCGCCGCGACCCCCCGCGGCACCGGGCCTGCTTCCTGCACCGGGACTTCCACCCCGGCAACGTCCTCTTCGAGGGCGCGGGCGCGCAGCTGCGGATCAGCGGGGTCGTCGACTGGGTGGAGACCTCCTGGGGCCCGGCCGACCTCGACGTGGCCCACTGCTCGACCTCCCTGGCCCTGCTGCACGGGGTGCCGGCGGGCATGGGCTTCGCCGACCGCTACCTCGCGGCGGGCGGGACCCTGGCCGAGGACCCGGCCGACCACCTCTACTGGCGGCTGCTCGACGCCCTGGCCTTCGCCCCGGACGCCGAGAAGGTCGCCGTCCCCTGGCGGGGGCTGGGCCGGTCCGACCTCACCCCGGCGGTCATGACGGACCGGCTCGAGGACTACCTCGACGCCCTCCTCGTACGCTACGGCTGA
- a CDS encoding AMP-binding protein, protein MTENTENSPGRPDPYTSYAESVLEVLARDPGRPALVPAEGPAVSAGEFRDGVLRTAAELAEHGVGRGSTVAFLTGNQPQALVARYAVNLLGARVVFLSEGMAAEARARIARSLDAVTLLVAPGAEAAAGELLARTAVPAALSLGPSPGFEDVTAAAALRPPLPVAGAARPGDDWCVRFTGGTTGIPKGVRMAHGPYAAALALYAGRIPAGSRPRVLACTPLAHMAGILADITLLAGGTVVLRPAFDAGEVLAALARERVTDVWLLPPLLYELLDHPDRPAADLSALRRVFYGGTAASAGRLREAARAFGPVLHGWYGQTEAGNIAEVLPHEHGVTGPGGRPTAGRAAPGVTIEIRGADGRPLPAGETGEIVVRTPMTMSGYWRRPGATAEVLRDGWIRTGDVGCLDASGHLFVVDRLGDKVVVVGGHVHPAEVEELLLAHPAVARCAVFGVRREDGTEEVHAAVVPVPGRDAGAGVIREYVTRHKGAMYAPRAVHTVDRIPLTEVGKPDKRLLAAALGAPGGPPAAQP, encoded by the coding sequence ATGACCGAGAACACCGAGAACAGTCCCGGCCGGCCCGATCCGTACACGAGTTACGCGGAGTCCGTGCTGGAGGTGCTTGCCCGTGACCCCGGCCGCCCCGCCCTGGTCCCGGCGGAGGGGCCCGCGGTCTCGGCCGGGGAGTTCCGTGACGGGGTGCTGCGGACGGCGGCGGAGCTGGCGGAGCACGGGGTCGGGCGGGGTTCCACCGTCGCCTTCCTGACGGGCAACCAGCCCCAGGCGCTGGTCGCGCGGTACGCGGTGAACCTGCTCGGCGCCCGGGTGGTGTTCCTGAGCGAGGGCATGGCCGCGGAGGCCCGGGCCCGGATCGCGCGGAGCCTCGACGCGGTGACGCTGCTGGTGGCGCCCGGTGCGGAGGCGGCCGCCGGGGAGCTGCTGGCCCGGACGGCGGTGCCCGCCGCGCTGTCGCTGGGGCCCTCCCCCGGCTTCGAGGACGTCACCGCGGCGGCGGCGCTGCGGCCGCCCCTGCCCGTGGCGGGCGCGGCCCGGCCCGGGGACGACTGGTGCGTCCGCTTCACCGGCGGCACCACCGGGATCCCCAAGGGCGTGCGGATGGCGCACGGCCCGTACGCCGCGGCGCTGGCCCTCTACGCGGGCCGGATCCCGGCCGGGAGCCGGCCCCGGGTGCTCGCCTGCACCCCGCTGGCGCACATGGCCGGCATCCTGGCGGACATCACCCTCCTGGCCGGCGGCACGGTCGTGCTCCGGCCCGCGTTCGACGCGGGTGAGGTACTGGCCGCCCTGGCAAGGGAGCGCGTCACCGACGTCTGGCTCCTGCCGCCCCTGCTCTACGAGCTGCTGGACCATCCGGACCGTCCGGCGGCCGACCTGTCCGCCCTGCGGCGCGTCTTCTACGGCGGCACCGCCGCCTCGGCGGGGCGGCTGCGGGAGGCGGCCCGGGCCTTCGGGCCGGTGCTGCACGGCTGGTACGGGCAGACCGAGGCGGGCAACATCGCCGAGGTGCTGCCGCACGAGCACGGGGTGACGGGCCCCGGCGGCCGGCCGACGGCGGGGCGGGCGGCGCCCGGCGTCACCATCGAGATCCGCGGCGCCGACGGCCGGCCCCTGCCCGCCGGGGAGACCGGGGAGATCGTCGTCCGGACGCCGATGACGATGAGCGGGTACTGGCGCCGGCCCGGGGCGACCGCCGAGGTGCTGCGCGACGGCTGGATCCGCACCGGGGACGTCGGCTGCCTCGACGCCTCGGGGCACCTGTTCGTCGTGGACCGGCTCGGGGACAAGGTCGTCGTGGTCGGCGGGCACGTCCACCCGGCGGAGGTGGAGGAACTGCTCCTCGCCCATCCCGCCGTCGCCCGCTGCGCGGTGTTCGGGGTGCGTAGGGAGGACGGGACCGAGGAGGTGCACGCCGCGGTCGTCCCCGTACCGGGGCGGGACGCGGGAGCCGGGGTGATCCGGGAGTACGTGACGCGGCACAAGGGGGCGATGTACGCGCCCCGGGCCGTGCACACCGTGGACCGGATCCCGCTGACCGAGGTCGGCAAGCCGGACAAGCGGCTGCTGGCGGCGGCCCTGGGGGCGCCGGGCGGCCCGCCCGCGGCTCAGCCGTAG
- a CDS encoding LysR family transcriptional regulator has protein sequence MDLPALRCFQVVARHEHISRAAAELRVAQPSVSRTVARLEADLGVELFERRGRRIRLNRHGAAFLRRVDRALGELEDGRRELAQAAGAGSGSVTVASETLMTLAALLPGWRRARPGVDLRLRQCPADAMAHLLRTREADLCLAAEPLAGPGLESVELLREEVLLAVPAGHRLAGRQDVAVAELAGEPFLTPGPGHWQRELADRLFAREGLRPAVVCEGDEPGALLDLVGAGLGVALLPAMAREAGLRGAVAWARLEGTDSHRVLWLVRDRTAFRPAAVGDFAAFVLAHFRAEG, from the coding sequence ATGGATCTGCCCGCCCTGCGCTGCTTCCAGGTCGTCGCACGCCACGAGCACATCAGCCGGGCCGCCGCCGAACTGCGCGTCGCCCAGCCCTCGGTGAGCCGCACCGTCGCCCGCCTGGAAGCCGACCTCGGAGTGGAGCTCTTCGAGCGCCGAGGCCGCCGCATCCGCCTGAACCGGCACGGCGCCGCCTTCCTGCGCCGCGTCGACCGGGCGCTGGGCGAACTGGAGGACGGCCGCCGCGAACTGGCGCAGGCGGCCGGCGCCGGCAGCGGCAGCGTGACGGTGGCCTCCGAGACCCTGATGACCCTGGCCGCCCTCCTCCCGGGATGGCGCCGCGCCCGCCCCGGCGTGGACCTCCGGCTGCGCCAGTGCCCCGCCGACGCGATGGCGCACCTGCTGCGCACCCGCGAGGCGGACCTCTGCCTCGCCGCCGAGCCGCTCGCCGGGCCGGGACTGGAGTCGGTGGAGCTGCTGCGCGAGGAGGTGCTGCTCGCGGTGCCCGCCGGGCACCGGCTGGCCGGGCGTCAGGACGTCGCCGTGGCGGAGCTGGCGGGGGAGCCGTTCCTCACCCCCGGGCCGGGACACTGGCAGCGGGAACTCGCCGACCGGCTGTTCGCCCGCGAGGGCCTGCGGCCCGCGGTCGTCTGCGAGGGCGACGAACCCGGCGCGCTGCTGGACCTGGTCGGCGCGGGCCTCGGGGTCGCCCTGCTCCCGGCGATGGCACGGGAGGCGGGCCTGCGCGGGGCGGTGGCCTGGGCGCGGCTGGAGGGCACCGACAGCCACCGGGTGCTGTGGCTGGTGCGCGACCGTACGGCCTTCCGGCCCGCCGCGGTCGGCGACTTCGCCGCCTTCGTCCTCGCGCACTTCCGCGCGGAAGGCTGA
- a CDS encoding Lrp/AsnC family transcriptional regulator gives MDAVDLQIIRELQADGRLSNQDLADRVRLSPSPCLRRVRRLEEAGLIRGYTAVVDQVAFGLPITVFVRIRLERHTKEAVAEFEQHVAVIEHIQDCYLMAGSSDYLLRVVIEDLEAYEALVRHRIHAIPGIASIESSFAFGSVKQSRTYPRPTPGAAARTL, from the coding sequence ATGGACGCCGTCGACCTCCAGATCATCCGGGAGCTGCAGGCCGACGGACGGCTGTCCAACCAGGACCTCGCCGACCGCGTGCGGCTGTCCCCCTCCCCGTGCCTGCGCCGGGTCCGCCGGCTGGAGGAGGCGGGACTGATCCGCGGCTACACGGCGGTGGTGGACCAGGTGGCGTTCGGGCTGCCGATCACCGTCTTCGTCCGGATCCGTCTGGAACGGCACACCAAGGAGGCGGTCGCCGAGTTCGAGCAGCACGTCGCGGTGATCGAGCACATCCAGGACTGCTATCTGATGGCGGGCAGCAGCGACTACCTGCTGCGCGTGGTGATCGAGGACCTGGAGGCGTACGAGGCCCTGGTCCGCCACCGGATCCACGCCATCCCCGGGATCGCCTCGATCGAGTCGAGCTTCGCGTTCGGCAGCGTCAAGCAGTCGCGGACCTACCCCCGACCCACCCCGGGAGCGGCCGCGCGGACCCTCTGA